A single genomic interval of Devosia oryziradicis harbors:
- a CDS encoding L,D-transpeptidase family protein — translation MNKTLICLVAAFAGIGGVPSVLAQDVASLALSPVIIAPPQTPLAQTIKSGLGAVYYGSAKDSAAYLEAQKLYFFYGNRHFEPIWLDEGANGEVTFSEPARKILKLFESAASEGLRPSDYLTPDLDPAGAKGDPIKMAALETAFSGAALRYASHIYNGRIKPQSVSVLLDIAPKPLDTTALLVELASSPDPVAVLAALEPTHPEFLALKAALATFDDANLDRPIQVAEGPTLRPGMSDPRVPALRDRLGIPAQDGLVYDDALVDAMKAFQGTLDLDVDGIMGPATLAALNGGVPVTRADIIANMERWRWMPRELGAFNVVVNIPEFRLVINRDGAEEYTTRVVVGTTKNQTPVFSDNIRHIVVNPYWNVPSSILRGEVAPAVMRNPGYVENQNMDLLYNGSPISPWQVDWSQVSSSNFPFRVRQRPGPGNALGQIKFLFPNKHDVYLHDTPSKSLFARSFRAYSHGCVRVQNPMEFADALMANEPNISRASLEAMFGSTERWVNPDHQIPVHITYFTIRVEADGTLKSYGDVYGHNAKLIAAMDLVQPEIAPEIVAEAEPVVELSP, via the coding sequence ATGAACAAGACCCTGATCTGCCTTGTCGCCGCCTTTGCCGGCATTGGCGGTGTGCCATCCGTACTGGCGCAGGATGTCGCCAGCCTGGCCTTGAGCCCAGTCATCATCGCTCCACCCCAGACCCCGCTGGCACAGACCATCAAGTCAGGTCTGGGCGCCGTCTACTACGGCTCGGCCAAGGACAGCGCGGCCTATCTCGAGGCACAGAAGCTCTATTTCTTCTATGGCAACCGGCATTTCGAGCCCATCTGGCTGGACGAAGGCGCCAATGGCGAAGTCACCTTCTCCGAACCCGCCCGCAAGATCCTCAAGCTCTTCGAGAGCGCGGCCAGCGAAGGGCTTCGCCCGTCTGACTATCTGACGCCCGATCTTGATCCGGCCGGCGCCAAGGGCGACCCGATCAAGATGGCCGCGCTCGAAACCGCCTTCTCCGGCGCCGCGCTGCGCTATGCCAGCCACATCTATAATGGCCGCATCAAGCCGCAATCGGTCAGCGTGCTGCTCGACATCGCGCCCAAGCCGCTCGATACCACCGCGCTTCTGGTCGAGCTCGCCTCGAGCCCCGATCCGGTTGCCGTTCTGGCTGCGCTCGAGCCGACACACCCCGAATTCCTGGCCCTCAAGGCCGCGCTGGCGACGTTCGACGACGCCAATCTCGATCGCCCAATCCAGGTGGCCGAAGGCCCGACCCTTCGGCCGGGCATGAGCGATCCGCGCGTCCCCGCCCTGCGTGACCGTCTCGGCATTCCCGCGCAGGATGGCCTCGTCTATGACGACGCGCTCGTCGATGCCATGAAGGCCTTCCAGGGTACGCTCGATCTGGACGTCGACGGCATCATGGGGCCCGCGACGCTGGCAGCGCTCAATGGCGGCGTGCCGGTGACGCGCGCCGACATCATTGCCAATATGGAGCGCTGGCGCTGGATGCCGCGCGAGCTGGGCGCCTTCAACGTCGTCGTCAACATTCCCGAATTCCGCCTGGTCATCAACCGCGACGGCGCCGAGGAATATACCACCCGCGTCGTGGTCGGCACGACCAAGAACCAGACGCCGGTCTTCTCGGACAATATCCGCCACATCGTGGTGAACCCCTACTGGAACGTGCCCAGCTCGATCCTGCGCGGCGAAGTGGCGCCGGCCGTGATGCGCAACCCTGGCTATGTCGAAAACCAGAACATGGACCTGCTCTATAACGGCTCCCCGATCAGTCCCTGGCAGGTCGACTGGAGCCAGGTTTCGAGCAGCAATTTCCCGTTCCGCGTGCGCCAGCGCCCGGGGCCGGGCAATGCGCTGGGCCAGATCAAGTTCCTGTTCCCCAACAAGCACGACGTCTATCTGCACGACACGCCGTCCAAGTCGCTGTTCGCCCGCTCCTTCCGCGCCTATAGCCACGGCTGCGTCCGCGTGCAGAACCCGATGGAATTTGCCGATGCGCTGATGGCCAACGAGCCCAACATTTCGCGGGCGTCGCTGGAGGCGATGTTCGGGTCCACCGAGCGCTGGGTCAATCCGGACCATCAGATCCCGGTGCACATCACCTATTTCACCATCCGCGTAGAGGCCGACGGAACGCTGAAGTCCTATGGCGACGTCTACGGCCACAATGCCAAGCTGATCGCCGCCATGGATCTGGTTCAGCCTGAAATCGCCCCCGAAATCGTGGCGGAAGCCGAGCCGGTCGTCGAGCTGTCGCCTTGA
- a CDS encoding MFS transporter: MTDATFDAGVSGVPVRWSASTWMSVVSMAAATFALVSAEFLPAGLLTPMAADLGISEGTAGQVVTATATVGAIAALFANVAIGRLNRKTVLVALSALAVVSNLVAAFATDFWILLLARAGLGIALSGFWSLSAAVVARLVGVSALGRGMSIIFIGVSLATIAAPSIGALISDWIGWRAAMTATAVAAVLAMLLQAVSLPSLPASESNSLFEVFRLTARRGVQLGMLAILLVVTGHFSAFVYVRAYLEQVTVLPASLVALALLGYGVASVVGNVVGGKMADTNVRTALIFTALVLGGAILGLMLLGSSTVPALTLVALWGFGFGTAPIVLQTKVSKEALDALEASGSLVVVCFQVAIALGAVIGGQLVDVQGVASALLFAGIVALLAIPVALGSRRS, encoded by the coding sequence ATGACTGATGCAACTTTCGATGCCGGGGTGTCGGGCGTCCCCGTCCGCTGGTCGGCAAGCACCTGGATGTCCGTGGTCTCGATGGCCGCGGCCACCTTTGCTCTGGTCTCCGCCGAATTCCTCCCCGCCGGCCTCCTGACCCCCATGGCGGCTGACCTGGGCATCAGCGAAGGCACGGCCGGGCAGGTGGTAACCGCTACCGCCACGGTGGGTGCCATAGCGGCCCTGTTCGCCAACGTTGCCATCGGCCGGCTCAATCGCAAGACGGTGCTGGTGGCGCTTAGTGCGCTGGCCGTCGTCTCTAACCTCGTAGCCGCCTTTGCCACCGACTTTTGGATCTTGCTGCTGGCCCGCGCGGGGCTGGGCATTGCCCTAAGCGGCTTCTGGTCGCTGTCTGCGGCGGTGGTCGCTCGACTGGTCGGCGTCAGCGCCCTTGGCCGGGGCATGTCGATCATCTTCATCGGCGTGTCGCTCGCCACCATCGCCGCTCCTTCCATCGGCGCGCTAATAAGTGACTGGATCGGCTGGCGCGCGGCCATGACGGCGACGGCGGTGGCCGCGGTGCTGGCCATGCTGCTGCAGGCCGTGAGCCTGCCCAGCCTGCCGGCCAGCGAAAGCAACAGCCTGTTCGAGGTCTTCCGCCTCACTGCCCGGCGCGGCGTACAGCTTGGCATGCTGGCCATTCTGCTGGTGGTCACCGGCCACTTCTCGGCCTTCGTCTATGTGCGGGCCTATCTCGAGCAGGTTACCGTGTTGCCGGCCTCCCTGGTCGCCCTGGCGCTGCTCGGCTACGGCGTGGCCAGCGTGGTCGGCAACGTGGTCGGCGGCAAGATGGCCGATACCAACGTCCGTACGGCCCTCATTTTCACGGCCCTGGTGCTGGGTGGGGCCATCCTGGGCCTGATGCTGCTGGGCAGCTCCACCGTCCCGGCCCTGACACTGGTCGCGCTTTGGGGCTTCGGCTTTGGCACCGCGCCCATCGTGCTCCAGACCAAGGTCTCTAAGGAAGCGCTCGACGCCCTCGAAGCTTCGGGGAGCCTGGTCGTCGTCTGCTTCCAGGTTGCCATTGCCCTGGGCGCTGTCATTGGCGGCCAACTCGTGGACGTCCAGGGCGTTGCCAGTGCCCTGCTCTTTGCCGGTATCGTGGCCCTTCTCGCCATTCCGGTTGCGCTGGGTTCCAGGCGCAGCTGA
- a CDS encoding AraC family transcriptional regulator has translation MLDLPSSDPTPPLAMDALSEVLQDFRLTGVNYGRCELRAPWCLDFAEQKLLRFHFVSEGTCWLHTEANGWQRLHEGDLVLLPQGIAHELADCPNTPAGTLKRCQITGFGGNVCSVVQPGEGAVTTLFSGSMELGSLALHPLLEAMPEILQGCDVASRDPLVKPLLDTMTAEAAQPRMGSATILSRMADLVTARLIRCWADSTTSSTTGWLAAIRDPSIGRALAAIHREPGGNWTLERLASVAGQSRSVFAERFSALMHEGPAHYLGRWRMQLAHAWLAGDGLAVADVAFRLGYESEASFSRAFKRIVGKPPGLVRREGSGRKDMSFGF, from the coding sequence ATGCTTGACCTTCCGTCCTCCGACCCGACCCCGCCGCTGGCCATGGATGCCCTGAGCGAGGTGCTGCAGGACTTCCGCCTCACCGGCGTCAACTACGGCCGCTGCGAGCTGCGCGCGCCCTGGTGCCTGGATTTTGCCGAACAGAAGCTGCTGCGCTTCCACTTCGTCAGCGAGGGCACCTGCTGGCTGCATACCGAGGCCAACGGCTGGCAGCGATTGCACGAGGGCGATCTCGTCCTGCTGCCACAGGGCATCGCGCATGAACTGGCGGACTGCCCCAATACGCCGGCCGGCACCCTCAAGCGCTGCCAGATCACCGGCTTTGGCGGCAATGTCTGCTCGGTCGTGCAGCCGGGCGAAGGCGCCGTCACCACCTTGTTCAGCGGTTCGATGGAACTGGGCTCGCTCGCTCTCCATCCCCTGCTTGAAGCCATGCCCGAAATCTTGCAGGGCTGCGACGTCGCCTCCCGCGATCCGCTGGTCAAACCCTTGCTGGACACCATGACCGCGGAGGCGGCACAGCCGCGTATGGGTAGCGCCACCATTCTGTCGCGCATGGCCGACCTAGTCACGGCGCGCCTCATTCGCTGCTGGGCCGATTCGACGACCAGCTCCACCACCGGCTGGCTGGCGGCCATTCGCGATCCCAGCATCGGCCGGGCGCTGGCCGCCATTCACCGCGAGCCTGGCGGGAACTGGACGCTCGAGCGCCTGGCCTCCGTGGCCGGACAGTCGCGCTCCGTCTTTGCCGAGCGTTTCAGCGCGCTGATGCACGAGGGACCAGCCCACTATCTGGGTCGCTGGCGCATGCAGCTGGCCCATGCCTGGCTGGCCGGCGACGGATTGGCGGTGGCCGACGTGGCGTTCCGCCTGGGTTATGAATCCGAAGCCTCGTTTTCCCGTGCTTTCAAGCGCATCGTGGGCAAGCCGCCTGGCCTGGTGCGTCGCGAAGGTTCCGGACGAAAAGACATGTCTTTCGGATTTTAG
- a CDS encoding alpha-mannosidase, with the protein MPRIAKLDRLLALLRERIFVPSAVFASLHYRPAANVERGVVPHEDRSGWTRVDRDLIWGEPDGYYWFGGQVTVPEALAGKRLFGRVHAQFGSVMGRSDPQLLVRLDGRIAQGGDGNHREFKLTDGAEAGQVFDVLIEAGTIEDRRQLGFGVELVVHDRLAEIVYYDLKVPLDVARLLKADDARRARLLRHIDEALDLIDFRPGDAQRFAASLEAARTRADAIYAEADADAMPEIVATGHTHIDVAWLWRVRETRQKMARSMANALALMDEYEDYRFMYNQGVLLHYLDKDYPELFERLSGQVKAGRFEIEGALWLEPDVVIASGESLVRHIVKGSRYHQDKFGVKPRIVWLPDTFGYTAALPQLMAQSGLDIFITHKMSWNDTNRMPHEIFFWQGLDGTQVPTYFLTTQRYEYDGINTTYCPDLVPSHVMGTWKRFSQQGLHDELFLVYGHGDGGGGPTRGMLENVRRMERGIPGCPKIRHEKMAPYFERLVERMRREPEAFPRWVGELYLEYHRGTLTSVAKNKQNNRRAEQTLHVLELLGVLAQQQGVDYPHAELEQLWEVVLLNQFHDILPGTSIGPVYDDSDREYAGFFAQAAALQQRLAGALAQEGGYLVLNAASHNRSGLVQLPADIEGVAAPAQTVTFADGGRARVVPVTDVAGLGAVELVVTGVAASLPQESLLVSSVLLENAALRARFNEKGQLISLFDKRNGREAIMAGKAGNAFVAHQDIPIDFDAWDIDDYFEDRSWQVDNLVSAEVVETGPYRAAIRFEWIYENSRIVQVVSLEADAGQIEFDTFVDWQERQTLLKVGFPLDIRTDTSRAETQFGHLSRPTHANTSWERARFETSMHRWVDLSEAGFGVAALNDCKYGYDAKGSTLRLTLIKSPVFPWPEADRGEHRFRYALLVHDGDLQTVHNAASAFNLPLQLLAGAAADAPDLVPVATLDTDQIAIETVKAARSGWGTVLRLWETQGRAGTATLTLPQAGRISEADLHEMETSVLSEDASSVTLQFRPFQIRTLVID; encoded by the coding sequence ATGCCCCGCATTGCCAAGCTTGACCGTCTGCTCGCCCTATTGCGCGAGCGCATCTTTGTCCCGTCAGCAGTTTTTGCATCGTTGCATTACCGTCCCGCCGCCAATGTGGAGCGCGGTGTGGTGCCCCACGAAGACCGATCAGGCTGGACCCGGGTGGACCGCGACCTGATCTGGGGCGAGCCGGACGGCTACTATTGGTTCGGCGGCCAGGTCACTGTGCCAGAGGCGCTGGCGGGCAAACGACTGTTCGGGCGCGTGCATGCGCAGTTCGGCTCGGTGATGGGCCGCAGCGACCCGCAATTGCTGGTGCGGCTCGATGGACGGATCGCCCAGGGCGGTGATGGCAATCATCGCGAGTTCAAGCTGACCGATGGCGCCGAGGCTGGGCAGGTCTTCGACGTCCTGATCGAGGCCGGCACCATCGAGGATCGGCGCCAGCTCGGATTCGGCGTCGAGCTCGTTGTGCATGATCGGTTGGCGGAGATCGTCTACTACGACCTCAAGGTTCCGCTCGATGTCGCCCGCCTGCTCAAGGCCGACGATGCCCGGCGGGCCCGGCTGCTGCGCCATATCGACGAGGCGCTCGACCTGATCGATTTCCGGCCGGGCGATGCACAGCGCTTTGCCGCCAGCCTCGAGGCGGCCCGTACACGGGCCGACGCGATCTATGCGGAAGCCGATGCCGACGCCATGCCGGAAATCGTGGCCACCGGGCATACCCATATCGACGTGGCCTGGCTGTGGCGTGTGCGAGAGACGCGCCAGAAGATGGCCCGCTCCATGGCCAATGCGCTGGCGCTGATGGACGAATATGAAGACTACCGCTTCATGTACAACCAGGGCGTCTTGCTCCACTATCTCGACAAGGACTATCCGGAGCTGTTCGAGCGCCTGTCCGGGCAGGTGAAGGCGGGGCGCTTCGAAATCGAGGGCGCGCTGTGGCTGGAGCCCGACGTGGTCATCGCCTCGGGTGAGAGCCTGGTCCGCCATATCGTCAAGGGCTCGCGCTATCATCAGGACAAGTTCGGCGTGAAGCCGCGTATCGTCTGGCTCCCCGATACGTTCGGCTACACGGCGGCTTTGCCGCAGCTGATGGCGCAGTCGGGTCTCGACATCTTCATCACGCACAAGATGAGCTGGAACGACACCAACCGCATGCCGCATGAAATCTTCTTCTGGCAGGGGTTGGACGGCACGCAGGTACCGACCTATTTCCTCACCACGCAGCGATACGAATATGACGGGATCAACACGACCTATTGTCCCGATCTCGTGCCAAGCCATGTGATGGGCACCTGGAAACGCTTCAGCCAGCAGGGGCTGCATGACGAGCTGTTCCTGGTCTATGGCCATGGCGATGGCGGCGGCGGGCCGACGCGGGGTATGCTGGAAAATGTACGCCGCATGGAGCGCGGCATTCCGGGTTGCCCGAAGATCCGCCACGAAAAGATGGCGCCCTATTTCGAGCGGCTGGTAGAGCGCATGCGCCGGGAGCCGGAAGCGTTTCCGCGCTGGGTGGGCGAACTCTATCTCGAATATCACCGCGGCACGCTGACCTCGGTGGCAAAGAACAAGCAGAACAACCGCCGTGCCGAGCAGACGCTGCATGTGCTTGAATTGCTTGGTGTTCTGGCGCAGCAACAGGGTGTGGACTATCCCCATGCGGAGCTGGAACAGCTCTGGGAAGTGGTGCTGCTCAACCAGTTCCACGACATCCTGCCGGGAACGTCGATCGGACCGGTCTATGACGACAGCGACCGGGAATATGCCGGCTTCTTCGCGCAGGCCGCGGCGCTGCAGCAGCGGCTGGCCGGGGCGTTGGCTCAGGAAGGCGGGTACCTCGTGCTGAATGCCGCGAGCCATAACCGTTCGGGGCTGGTGCAGTTGCCAGCGGATATCGAGGGCGTCGCGGCTCCTGCGCAGACGGTGACTTTTGCGGATGGCGGGCGCGCGCGGGTGGTGCCCGTCACAGACGTTGCCGGGCTCGGGGCGGTCGAGTTGGTGGTGACCGGCGTGGCAGCAAGCTTGCCGCAAGAAAGCTTGCTGGTTTCTTCGGTTTTGCTGGAGAATGCCGCCCTGCGCGCCCGGTTCAACGAAAAGGGGCAACTGATCTCCTTGTTCGACAAGCGGAATGGCCGCGAAGCCATCATGGCGGGCAAGGCGGGCAATGCCTTCGTCGCCCACCAGGACATCCCGATCGACTTCGATGCCTGGGACATCGACGACTATTTCGAGGATCGCAGCTGGCAGGTCGACAACCTGGTCAGCGCCGAGGTGGTCGAGACCGGGCCCTATCGGGCGGCAATCCGGTTCGAGTGGATCTATGAGAATTCCCGTATCGTGCAGGTGGTGTCACTGGAGGCCGATGCGGGGCAGATCGAATTCGATACGTTTGTCGACTGGCAGGAGCGGCAGACCCTACTCAAGGTCGGCTTCCCGCTCGATATCCGCACCGATACCAGCCGGGCCGAGACGCAGTTCGGCCACCTGTCGCGGCCGACCCATGCCAATACCAGTTGGGAGCGGGCGCGGTTCGAGACCTCGATGCATCGCTGGGTCGATCTCAGCGAGGCCGGCTTCGGCGTCGCCGCGCTCAATGACTGCAAGTACGGCTATGATGCCAAGGGCAGCACGCTGCGGCTGACGCTGATCAAGTCGCCGGTCTTCCCGTGGCCGGAGGCGGACCGGGGGGAGCATCGTTTCCGCTATGCCCTGCTGGTGCATGATGGCGACCTGCAGACCGTGCACAACGCGGCCAGCGCCTTCAACCTGCCGCTGCAACTGTTGGCAGGCGCAGCAGCGGACGCGCCCGACCTCGTGCCGGTGGCCACCCTGGACACCGACCAGATCGCCATCGAGACAGTCAAGGCGGCGCGGTCGGGCTGGGGAACCGTGTTGCGGCTGTGGGAGACGCAGGGCAGAGCGGGGACGGCGACGCTCACCCTGCCTCAAGCGGGCCGCATCAGCGAAGCGGACCTGCATGAAATGGAGACGTCGGTGCTGTCGGAGGACGCAAGCAGCGTGACCCTGCAGTTCCGGCCATTCCAGATCCGCACCTTGGTGATCGACTGA
- a CDS encoding CehA/McbA family metallohydrolase, producing the protein MIPAIPDALPPLPKRSVGMWLRGDWHMHCRHSTDSTNNPQSRIIGFAERLGFDYLVITDHDVHVHGAVAQHTWADPEYRSDKLLLFYGAELTAPRGHVNILSPEPYNHQRIFDARNARDWHLLELKQELGVHWSANHPNHKNHYGFSWDLADSVEIWNTSIWPKNMISVRMWDDQLLSGRMIGARGGSDAHHGIPDDPALIVPQTIEGSANYVGTPTTWIFANDRTKPAILAALKAGRASVSSNPYNPRVEFYADIAGNGQFDMMMGDNARPTGAPVTFEVRLVGGGIAGAAYQVRVIKNRGELATMVTDAASRSVRFTDTPLPGERSYYRVEVEGPQAPYPEVPNSMAQSLNMVALSNPIYFNYDPNF; encoded by the coding sequence ATGATTCCCGCCATTCCCGACGCCTTGCCACCCCTTCCCAAGCGGTCCGTCGGCATGTGGCTAAGGGGTGACTGGCATATGCATTGCCGGCACAGCACCGATTCCACCAACAATCCGCAATCGCGGATCATCGGTTTTGCCGAGCGCCTGGGGTTCGACTACCTGGTGATCACCGACCACGACGTGCATGTCCATGGCGCAGTGGCGCAGCATACCTGGGCCGATCCGGAATATCGCTCGGACAAACTGCTGCTGTTCTATGGCGCCGAACTGACAGCGCCCCGCGGGCACGTCAACATTCTGTCGCCCGAGCCCTATAACCACCAGCGCATTTTCGATGCGCGCAATGCACGGGACTGGCACCTGCTCGAGCTCAAGCAGGAGCTGGGCGTGCATTGGTCGGCCAACCATCCCAACCACAAGAACCACTATGGCTTCTCGTGGGACCTCGCCGATTCGGTCGAGATCTGGAATACGAGCATCTGGCCCAAGAACATGATCAGCGTCCGCATGTGGGACGATCAGCTGCTGTCGGGCCGCATGATCGGCGCCCGCGGCGGCAGCGATGCGCATCACGGCATCCCGGATGATCCAGCGCTTATCGTGCCGCAGACCATCGAGGGCTCGGCCAACTATGTCGGTACGCCCACGACCTGGATTTTCGCCAATGACCGCACCAAGCCAGCCATCCTGGCGGCGCTGAAAGCGGGGCGGGCATCGGTCAGCTCCAACCCCTATAATCCGCGCGTCGAATTCTATGCCGACATAGCTGGGAACGGGCAGTTCGACATGATGATGGGCGACAATGCCAGGCCAACCGGTGCGCCGGTCACCTTCGAGGTGCGGCTGGTGGGGGGTGGCATTGCCGGGGCAGCCTACCAGGTGCGGGTGATCAAGAACCGGGGCGAGTTGGCGACCATGGTGACCGATGCCGCCAGCCGGTCGGTGCGCTTCACCGACACGCCATTGCCGGGGGAGCGGTCCTACTATCGCGTCGAAGTGGAAGGGCCGCAGGCGCCCTATCCGGAAGTGCCCAATTCGATGGCGCAGAGCCTCAACATGGTGGCTTTGTCCAACCCGATCTATTTCAACTACGATCCGAACTTCTAG
- a CDS encoding LacI family DNA-binding transcriptional regulator, translated as MRDPSRKVGIKDIAEAADVAVSTVSHVLNGTAPISADVRERVLNAANTLGYLARRREKAAIAVLRSVLLAVPSDTLPHNEHNLYSWTLLSALTRECERRAIRVIPMEVDKPTASRSHVVDVARAAEVDGILLLNEDRPELLQEIAASRIPAVLMNGEDHEMQVDSVTPGNRFAARYATNWLIGQGHRSIMHLSWEGRSTIRRRRDGFLDAFRANGLPLDTAHVHLAEGYLPELGARAIENWLDQHGGLGGITAIFCAADNLALGVMTALDRAGIRMPEDVSIVGFDGVAIGEFTAPPLTTVSVPLEHMGPTALHLLEQRIVNAALNPPAHRLELGCRLTVRGSVRRIG; from the coding sequence GTGCGCGACCCCAGCCGCAAAGTGGGTATCAAGGACATTGCCGAGGCCGCCGACGTGGCGGTCTCGACGGTATCGCATGTGCTCAACGGCACGGCGCCCATTTCGGCCGATGTGCGCGAGCGCGTGCTCAATGCGGCCAATACGCTGGGCTACCTGGCGCGACGGCGGGAAAAGGCGGCAATCGCCGTGCTGCGCAGCGTGCTGTTGGCCGTGCCCAGCGATACGCTGCCGCATAACGAACATAACCTATATTCCTGGACCCTGCTCAGCGCCCTGACCCGGGAATGCGAGCGGCGCGCCATTCGCGTCATTCCCATGGAGGTGGACAAGCCGACGGCGAGCCGGTCGCATGTTGTGGACGTGGCGCGCGCGGCCGAGGTCGATGGCATCCTGCTGCTCAACGAGGATCGGCCAGAGCTGCTGCAGGAAATTGCCGCGTCGCGCATTCCGGCGGTGCTGATGAATGGCGAAGACCATGAAATGCAGGTCGACAGCGTCACGCCGGGCAATCGCTTTGCCGCGCGCTATGCCACCAACTGGCTGATCGGGCAGGGCCACCGCTCGATCATGCATCTGAGCTGGGAAGGCCGCAGCACCATACGCCGCCGGCGCGACGGGTTCCTCGATGCTTTCCGCGCCAATGGGCTGCCGCTCGACACCGCGCATGTGCACCTGGCGGAAGGATACCTGCCCGAACTGGGGGCGCGCGCCATCGAAAACTGGCTCGACCAGCATGGCGGCCTGGGCGGCATCACGGCGATCTTCTGCGCAGCCGATAACCTGGCGCTGGGCGTCATGACGGCGCTCGACCGGGCCGGCATAAGAATGCCCGAGGACGTGTCGATCGTCGGTTTCGACGGCGTGGCGATCGGCGAGTTCACCGCGCCGCCGCTGACGACGGTCAGCGTGCCGCTCGAGCATATGGGGCCGACGGCCCTGCACCTGCTCGAACAGCGCATCGTCAACGCTGCGCTCAACCCGCCGGCGCACCGGCTGGAGCTCGGCTGCCGGCTGACGGTGCGCGGCAGCGTCCGCCGGATCGGCTGA
- a CDS encoding ROK family protein yields MDGESLQRPALAQQVGLSKLAVSELLADLEVRGLVKVEGKLGGPPGRSQLSYALRADAALAVGFDVGGTKIAGAIADLRGQILAETTEPTVQSGAADLVAQLAGMADALCRQAGVPRFRLRAGAVGIPAAVHPLTADLSLAGNLPGLEGGNLRSALRDALGVNVLIDNDVNLALLAEVGQGTGTRRDNAAFIALGTGIGGALMINGRLLRGAHGGAGELGYMPLWQIGAAGVASLEDRVGEAGIRRDYVSRGGDAGHSVRDIFAAASGGDPAARDTLDTAAYHTARAALALFALLDPDLLIFGGSIGARPEFIERVQRLVSAAWLRPVQIVRSRSGGRAGLLGALELARTDLLDELFGALPAR; encoded by the coding sequence ATGGACGGTGAATCGCTGCAGCGCCCCGCCCTTGCGCAACAGGTGGGGCTCTCAAAACTGGCGGTCTCCGAACTGCTGGCGGACCTGGAAGTTCGCGGCCTCGTCAAGGTGGAGGGCAAGCTGGGAGGCCCGCCTGGTCGCTCCCAGCTTTCCTATGCCCTGCGGGCCGATGCGGCTCTGGCGGTGGGTTTTGATGTCGGCGGCACCAAGATCGCCGGCGCCATTGCCGACCTGCGCGGCCAGATCCTAGCCGAGACCACCGAGCCGACGGTACAGTCGGGCGCCGCCGACCTTGTCGCCCAATTGGCGGGCATGGCGGACGCGCTCTGCCGGCAGGCAGGCGTGCCAAGGTTTCGCCTTCGGGCCGGTGCCGTCGGCATACCCGCTGCGGTGCATCCGCTGACGGCGGACCTCAGTCTGGCCGGCAACCTCCCCGGTCTCGAAGGCGGCAACCTGCGCTCGGCGCTACGGGATGCGCTGGGGGTCAATGTTCTCATCGACAATGACGTCAACCTGGCCCTGCTTGCCGAAGTCGGCCAGGGCACCGGCACGCGCCGCGACAATGCCGCCTTCATAGCACTGGGGACCGGTATAGGCGGCGCCCTGATGATCAACGGACGCCTGTTGCGCGGTGCGCATGGCGGCGCTGGCGAGCTCGGCTACATGCCGCTCTGGCAGATCGGTGCCGCCGGCGTCGCGTCGCTCGAGGATCGGGTCGGCGAGGCCGGTATCCGGCGCGATTATGTCAGCCGGGGCGGCGACGCCGGTCACAGCGTGCGAGATATCTTCGCGGCCGCGTCCGGGGGCGACCCGGCCGCGCGCGACACGCTGGACACCGCCGCCTATCACACGGCCCGGGCCGCCCTCGCCCTGTTCGCCCTGCTGGACCCCGACCTCCTGATTTTTGGCGGCAGCATCGGCGCGCGCCCCGAATTCATCGAGCGTGTCCAGCGCCTGGTATCGGCCGCCTGGCTGCGGCCGGTCCAGATCGTCCGCAGCCGCAGCGGCGGACGCGCCGGCTTGCTTGGGGCGCTCGAACTGGCCCGCACCGACCTGCTCGACGAACTCTTTGGCGCCCTGCCCGCGCGTTGA